The Euphorbia lathyris chromosome 2, ddEupLath1.1, whole genome shotgun sequence genome includes a window with the following:
- the LOC136220401 gene encoding short-chain dehydrogenase reductase 3b-like — protein sequence MSKLRLDGKVALITGAASGIGEETVRLFIEHGAIVVGADVQDELGQKVIQSLNTDKATYHHCDVRDEKQVEETVNFIVSKYGKIDVLFSNAGIIGPLTGILELDIQGFDNTMATNVRGVAATIKHAGRAMVEKRTRGSIICTTSVASSIGGAGPHAYTVSKHAVLGLVRTACSELGGFGIRVNSVSPFGVATPLSCKAYDLEPDQVEANTSCVSNLKGVVLKTRHVAEAALFFASDESGYISGHNLVIDGGFTVVNHSYSAV from the exons ATGTCCAAACTAAG GCTAGATGGTAAGGTCGCACTAATCACCGGAGCAGCCAGCGGAATCGGCGAAGAAACAGTGCGATTATTCATCGAACACGGCGCCATTGTCGTCGGAGCCGATGTACAAGACGAATTAGGACAGAAAGTGATCCAATCCTTAAACACAGACAAAGCTACTTACCACCACTGCGATGTAAGAGACGAGAAACAAGTGGAAGAAACAGTGAACTTCATCGTATCCAAATACGGAAAAATCGATGTTCTATTTAGCAACGCAGGAATCATAGGACCATTAACAGGCATATTAGAGCTCGACATACAAGGTTTCGACAACACAATGGCGACAAACGTACGAGGTGTCGCCGCCACAATAAAACACGCGGGCAGAGCAATGGTGGAGAAGAGGACACGTGGATCTATAATATGCACAACGAGTGTAGCATCTTCGATCGGAGGAGCAGGACCGCACGCTTACACTGTATCGAAACATGCGGTTCTAGGTCTGGTCCGAACGGCTTGTAGTGAGCTTGGGGGGTTTGGGATTAGGGTTAATAGTGTTTCGCCGTTTGGAGTTGCGACGCCGTTATCTTGTAAGGCTTATGATTTGGAACCGGATCAGGTTGAGGCTAATACGAGTTGTGTTTCGAATTTGAAGGGAGTTGTTTTGAAGACAAGACATGTTGCTGAGGCTGCTCTGTTTTTTGCTTCTGATGAATCTGGATATATTAGTGGGCATAATTTGGTTATTGATGGGGGGTTTACTGTTGTTAATCATAGTTATTCAGCTGTttag